TCCCTGTACCGTTCTAGCTAATTGGGCATTGGTAATAGTAATGCTGTAGGCAGCAGACGAGCGATCCCAACCACTGGCATAGACTAAAGTTCGATCGCCTTTGACGTAGAGGCGATCGCCTCGCAAGTCCACCGATTCAATTGTGGCTAATTCTGTCGTTCTGTTGCGCCGCTCTGTATCAGCGCGATCCGTATACCGATTTCGACTCGGAAGTAAAACGACTCCACCGAATTGATTGCCCAGCTGACCGCCAAATCGACTCACCATTGCCCGCCAGTTAGGGCTATCGCGATCGACTTCCATCGTGAGGCGGACTATAGGCAGCTCGGACTGAGCTTGACTGAGGACGATCTTTTTCACCCCAAAACGGCTGAATGCCCTTGGAGGCGAGAAATTAGGTGCTAAACTTGCACCTTTGAGATCGACATAAATTTTGTCCCCATCGGAGTTGCGATCGACATTAACGTCGAGCTTGCCAGTGCCAACAGTACGGATAAAAAAGCCATCACCCGTAGCACGAACGCCTTGTACTTGCAAGCCGTTGACAGATGGAGTAGGCGTGGCTGGCGCAGTAGTGCGGCTGGTGCGCCGTAAATACTGCCTGGGTGGAGAGACAGCAGGACTAGGATTGGATAAAGGTGCTGCTTCTAATGGTCTTGGCGCTGCGATCGTCAAAGGTGCAGTAGCCGCAGCTGGTAGCTCCGTTGGTGGCTGTGGAGATTCTGGAGGCGTAGTCGCAGCTGGTGGCTCCACAGGTGGCTGCGGAGATTCTGAGGACGCAGACTCATCTGACGACTGCGGTGCAGGAGCGGGAGACGAGCTAGCAATTTTTTCTGGCTGCGGCAATTGCACCAACCAATGACTGGGAGAAGCACCGCGAACCTTTACCTGGTTAGGGTCGAGACTGTACTCTGGACTGAGTTCGAGCGCAATCCGCGTCGTTTTTTGGTCAACCTGTCCAATTCGGAGAGCGCGAAACGCTCCACCCGCTTTCTGTTTGACTGTCGTTCGCTTCAGAGCTGTCCCCGGCAAGTCAATCACTAGGCGCGTGGGGTTAAATACCAGCTTTGCTCTGGGTTGAACTTTGCCTTCTGTTTTGATTTCCAGTCGATTTTGTTTGGCATTAAAATGCCACGATTTCAGACTCGCCGCCTCAGTAGGAGACGAGATTAGAAAAATGCCTAAAGTACTGGGTAAAAGCCAGTATAATTTCACGGTGCTTTCTCCTTATGCGCATGCATCCCAGCTGTCAACGTCTCCTCTGTTGGCGCTGTTTCACTCCATCCGATCCCGCAGTGTCGAGCCAATGCCGACCATGAGTATACCTGAGTCCTCCAATAATGGTTGAAACTAGATTTAAACATAATGTGAAATGCTTCTCATCAAATTTGACGATTCGCGCTTCATATAAGTATTCCCATTGCAGTCCGCTCACACCAACAAGCGATCGATTAATTTATCTCAATTGAGCCATTGATTTTCAGAAAAATTTAACTGAGTAGCAGAAGATTTCAGTAGTGTAATGCATAATTTTTCAAATGCTAATAGTTTCTTGACCCTCCTTATCCGATCGCGTTTTTTAATTTAGTACCGCATCTTGCGGCTGCGATCGCAGTTTGCCCGTAACAGAACGATAAAAGTACATCAAAATTTACAAATTTCAGGAGTGAGGAGCGAGGAGTGAGGAGTGAGGGAAATTTATGATTTTGGCTTGTGGAATTGAATTTCTTCCTTGTCCTCCTGTCCTCCTTGTCTTACTACACGGGAGTTTCTGGTTCACCTCCTACAGCAGTGGTGGGGGGAAAGACGAAACGCAAGAGGGGGGGTGCTAAAAATGTGGTAAGAATCACCATCATGATAATGGCAGCT
This window of the Chroococcidiopsis thermalis PCC 7203 genome carries:
- a CDS encoding N-acetylmuramoyl-L-alanine amidase, which translates into the protein MKLYWLLPSTLGIFLISSPTEAASLKSWHFNAKQNRLEIKTEGKVQPRAKLVFNPTRLVIDLPGTALKRTTVKQKAGGAFRALRIGQVDQKTTRIALELSPEYSLDPNQVKVRGASPSHWLVQLPQPEKIASSSPAPAPQSSDESASSESPQPPVEPPAATTPPESPQPPTELPAAATAPLTIAAPRPLEAAPLSNPSPAVSPPRQYLRRTSRTTAPATPTPSVNGLQVQGVRATGDGFFIRTVGTGKLDVNVDRNSDGDKIYVDLKGASLAPNFSPPRAFSRFGVKKIVLSQAQSELPIVRLTMEVDRDSPNWRAMVSRFGGQLGNQFGGVVLLPSRNRYTDRADTERRNRTTELATIESVDLRGDRLYVKGDRTLVYASGWDRSSAAYSITITNAQLARTVQGPTLDTNSPVLRVRLRQTDPRTVTILVQPAAGIRVGEVEQPSPEFLSLDLKRSSVVVAPPSAPSSSPSITIPPPVPAAPPRIRDRNGKTIVVIDPGHGGKDPGAVAGGAQEKDIILPISNRVAQILEQNGVHVVLTRDSDYFVGLQGRVDIAERVNADLFVSIHANSLPTRPDISGLETYYFDSGYNLAVTIHNAMLRNVPNLRDRRVRKARFYVLRKSSMPAVLVETGFMTGKHDAPRLKTAAYQNQLAEAIAQGVLQYIKQQR